TCTCTTTGAACAAGTAAccattcataaaataaaacttaccaAAAATTGAATGTCCACAtacattatatattttgataaagtTAGAGTCATTAGCATACAATGCCTTCACATTTTCAAAGCCTAGAAATCTAGCACTTATAGTGTTTAGAAGAATATACATGCTTAAAAGTGTATCAGCCACTATGTTTTCTTTGCCTTActtatatttgattatataagaaaaagtcTTAATGAATTCAACTCATTTTGCATGTCTTCTATTCATCTGGCCTTATCTTTTTAGATATTTCAAGGACTCATGATCTGAATAGATTATGAACTCTTTTAACCACAAgttgttaaattgttttttgaggtcaaattttaaattttatgtttattaaccCTCTCACTAGCTTCAAAATGTCCACGTTAAACTTAGAACTAGCTAGCATCTTTTGCATTGATAAAGAGGTAATTAACATTCGAACTCCTGCTTATTCACCATGCAGTTTTATGTGgttcaataatttgttttatgaatGAGATAAAagatttcattaaataaacaaaaaaaaagaaagatttacaAGACTTACAAAGAGATAGTAAGAGCATCTCTTAGCTAAAAGTTAATTccacaaaaaaatgaataaataaataaatagaacaaCACGAAAACATTGGACTATAGTAGTCTGATGAGAATTATGTGCCAATTACATCATGGACTCATGTATAGACTCAAAGAATGGAATAAACACTCACAACACAAAAGCATACATCTTTACTTATCTAACAACATATTTCGTAATTCTAGCAATAATGTGCAACAAACTTAGTCACACCTTACAAAATTCAATTGGGTTTTATGGAATGTTGGTTACTTTACACTTCGAATTATTTCGATtggttccttctttttttttttttttattgagtcaCTCTTCTCTTCATTTTGTTTAAGCTGAGTAGGTCCCTCCATCGATCTCAATGTTTCTTACTAAGTCGCAATTAAGATGTATCttctaagtaaaaataaaagttagaaGAAAGAAGATCATGTGAATGAACAATATGTTAAACAAACCATTGCGCGtagaattaataattaattacaagaaaaCAAAGCAATAAGTAAAGTAGAGATTGAGCTACTGGCCGAGAAAtcttaaatgtattttttataaatccaAACTGAGctataaaattcaataacacAATAATGAATATCTGAAAacccataattaattaatttgatcaaacaCCTTTTTCTTGTCCTACATAACACGAGAAGCAAGCCAAAATCATTAATCCGAACCCCACAATCACTCTCAAATTCTtaaaatcttcattttcttcttaaaattacaaatttaagttAGTTCGATGcttacaattttacaaaatggAGAATCAAGTAGATTAAGGGACGCGAGAACTAAAATAGTAGGGTTTCATCAACtaaattaaagttgaaataaGATGGAAAGTCCCCTAAATTTTGAGAGGTTGCCAAATGTCTAACTAAATATGGTTGGTTTGAATACATGCATCTCCATGACCATATACATGTGTGGCCAAACAGCGATTGAAATTAAAGCCTTCAAGGCAAGCTCTAGATTTGAAAAGGGAGGaaattttataacaattaattaacTACTGCTATACATATTTCAGTTTCCGCATCTATAATCTAATCGTAAGCCATTTCTTAATTACTGCTTCATATAGAAAAAGGCATAACAAGCAACAAGCCAACAACAAGACATTTGATAACTGGTTGTTTTGACCAACAAGTTGAGGCCAATTGGCAGCTCTTAGACGCGATCGAAGAAGCATGTGTTAATCGTAGCAACTGTGCCCACGAAACCCCTGTTATTTGTAGTCAATCATATACTTTGGTCAGTCATCTAGCTtcaacaatatttaattaacacCCACAGTTATATCAAACCTTTCCATATCAAAACAATGGTTTATAGCGTAGTTCTTCTTTACACATCAAGGGCTATCTAATACCCTAAGAAACTGGATTAATTTCAGGCTTGATAACTTGGGGTTATTAAGTAATGAATTGCCCCCTTTAGTCTAAAATCCTTCTATAGAAACTTTGTATTTACTTCTTGATAatggtttataaaataaaattaagcataatTAAGCTTGAAGTAAAAATGACCCACCTCCAGCATTCTAATACTTCGGATTAGTTACGTTAgtcccacacacacacacacacacacatattttgGCGTGGtcaactcattaaaaaaaaggttaggtTATATGATTCCTATGAGACCTTTGTcatggaagagagagagagagtaatcaAGGGCTATAGCATGTTTTAAGGTGAATTGCATTGCGTTCGTTGACGGATCAATCTAGAACTCAAGCATATGCTTTTATGGTTAAAACAAGTACTACTGATCCCTATAAATTGAATTTGTTCCTGAattttcacttattttattcaatatggTCCCTACTTGGTTACATctccttataatataaacagcCTTGCAAGGTAAACAAGCCGGCCGAGTCGGCTGGCATGGCAATGAAAATGACCACATTACCATTTGTCTTGTTTAAAAGAAGAAGCTCCTTTGGAGAAGCTCAAATGAAATTTGCAAAAAATATTCCCTGGTGCTAACTATGGGTTCATACTTGAGTTGCTGTGGAAACGACAAGGTTGATGAAGCGTACGTAGAATCCATCgttaatattgatgaaaattTAATGAGTTATTGTGTAGTTGCATTAGATATGCCTGACAAAAGTAAATGATGTATTCGATTAACATAAACTTTGATGTGGGTTGCGAGATTTTGCAGGACAAACATAATAGGTGGAGCTGGTAACAATACATGGAGGATATTCACATACAAGGAGTTGCATACAGCGACTAATGGTTTTAGTGAGGATAATAAGCTTGGAGAAGGAGGCTTTGGAAGTGTCTACTGGGGTAGAACTTCTGATGGTCTTTAGgtaattattaattatcttttcttcattttatctCATAATTATGTGGGGTAAGCATTTATACATGTTATTTTGGTCACAATGGTCTGACATTTTTTGAACCTATTCTAATTTTGCTCTTCAAAATGAAGATTGCGGTGAAAAAGTTGAAGGCAATGAATTCGAAAGCCGAAATGGAATTTGCTGTAGAAGTTGAAGTTCTTGGAAGGGTTCGGCACAAGAATTTGCTAGGCCTTAGGGGCTATTGTGCTGGCACTGATCAACGGCTCATAGTATATGATTACATGCCTAACCTCAGCTTGCTGTCTCATCTCCATGGTCATCTTGCTGGGGACGTTCAGCTAGATTGgaagaaaaggatgaagattgcCATTGGGTCAGCAGAAGGCCTACTGTAAGTTTCCCAAGTTCCTGTATCTGACTCTCATTTACATAACCAAATGAATTGAATTTGTCCACAAATATCACGTGCAGATTttgtagaaattaaaaatgtttgtcAATGGTTGCTGTACGCGTAAGCTTGCAATACATTGTTTCATATTTATTTCTGTCATATATATCAATCCTGGTAAAATATTGTTGAACTAGACCCATGTAACAATAGTAAAATAAGGATTTCTAtgttaattaagatttaatcaagtctagttttcattttaaagcaagattctctctctttttttgtacCAAAAATAGAAACATTTTAGCTGGAGCACCCAAATAAAATTCTGTTCCATTCAAAAATTCTACAAAATGATCCATTCCAATTTTATTAGGTACTTGCACCATGAGGTCACACCCCACATCATTCATAGGGACATAAAGGCAAGCAATGTACTTCTGGATTCAGATTTTGAGCCTCTTGTTGCTGATTTTGGTTTTGCGAAGCTAATCCCAGAAGGAGTTAGCCACATGACCACTCGTGTTAAGGGAACTTTAGGGTACCTAGCTCCTGAATATGCCATGTGGGGTAAGGTATCAGAGAGCTGTGATGTGTACAGCTTTGGTATTCTCTTGCTAGAAATTGTCACAGGAAGGAAACCGATAGAGAAGCTCCCTGGTGGTGTTAAAAGGACAGTAACAGAATGGGCAGAACCATTGATAACCAAAGGGAGGTTCAAGGACCTTGCTGATCCAAAACTTAGAGgcaattttgatgaaaaccaaTTCAAGCAAAGTATTAATGTTGCGGCCTTATGCGTTCAAAGTGAGCCTGAAAATAGGCCTACCATGAAGGTTGTTGTTAGCATGCTAAAAGGGTATGATCCAAGAGGCAAGGTGATGCAAACTAGAATTAAAAGTGTCAAGTACAAGGAAGAATTGCTGGAACTTGACCAGACTAGTGACGGTGAAAATGATGGTGGTGGCCTTGAGGAAAGTGAGTATGGAGTTTTTGGTCCCATGGAGGTGCAAAACATGCAAGACCCTTATAAGCGTCATGGAGATGGCAAGAAAATAGGCAAAAATATGTGAGAAATGAGTTAGTACATGTATGCTAGCTCTTTGTCAGCATGAACAAGTAAAATTCCATGGCAGGAGATAGGAATGGTGTAGTGAAGTTGCTactgttaaaatatatttataattgacaCTTTTAGTCTTGTCCGCTTCATCTTGTTTTGTATAACCTTTGAGAATATCATATACTTGAGTTGTTGTAATCGTCACACTGTCAAGATTTTGGACTCTTTCAAAacgagatttttttattctttattctttattttttcttcgcAACAATCAgacaagaatccaaaacaaaaacctaaCTTGATATGATTCTGTCGGATTGAGTTCCTTTGAAGTTAGTGTGAATCCTCCCAGGTTAGTGCCAACATTATGTATTATATAATCAAGAGAAATCAAAGGGGTTTTCTTTTACTTAGCTTGAAACATCATGTTTATTACTAATTAACTTAAAAGGAGCCCAATCCTTGTTAAATAATATGgttcattaaataatatattttttagtgaaataaaatatcacattattttttagttttgatgtaTATGATCGGAAAAGATAGATTTAGGGGtatttgaaagtgtgataatgattgttttttaaaacatttttcgcttgaaaatgcataaaaaaattatttttaaaaaattattttgatagcagcacatcaaaataatttaaaaaaataaaaaacatattaatttgaaaaaaaaaatataaaaaaatttatttttttaaatgcttttaaaacaaaaaaaaaatggatttttgaTAAGAgtagtaaattttaatttagaaaagaattgaaataatcaaaacataagaaaaagttaagaaaatcatggaataaaaatttattatactttttataattatgattaataagaaattaagatcactcacataaataaaatcctagttaaaaaatttaattctaaaagctcaatatatatatatatatatatatatatgagagagagagaatcattTGTATATAGGATTGCCATCTGGTTAGCTAGCGTGAGTTGATATTATGGCTAATATTATCATAGTatattagtaattaattaaaaaagacaaaatctaattaatttatattctattaatcaagtttatataACTTGATTAGGTGCATCTCCAAATTGTATGaagcaacttaaaaaaaaacatacggttaactataaaaaattgtttttaatttatattcttattaatccacattaaatttaatattatttcggggaggaatttaattttagtttgagGTGTAAGGTGTAAggtgattcaaaaatattattatcgtCAAAGACATTGcatcttgattttaatattgttcatctgttcttattaatttcatatcaagaatagtttgcaaaactataaatataaataaaagcacgctcgacaaaaataaacaatttgttgtttataattataaGTCATAGTagtttatgtattttatattgatgataAACATTATTGTTTTCATCATCTTTGATGCAGTGAGTGAATATGAATCATCTACTTGATCTTAGCTACCTCTATTATTAtctcttctttaatttattatttttttttttgtatttttcatgtttcttaTCTGTTATTTTACTTTGTACTCTATGAAGATAATTGTTGAGTTTGACTTCTTTTTGTAATGACAtacttattataaattttattttaattttatgcgtatagaatttaattcaatggctaAATAAAATCAGTCATTTTTATAGTCAATATATACCGATGATTATtctcattttgaaaaataaattatgttagtATGCTGTTTAGTATATATTCAAATACAATTTATTAAGATATTCAATGATAAAAGAGCCTTCTAAGATTTTCTTTGGTGTGGCAAAATGGTTTCTTCTAACTTTTGGCTTTGCTCACGTTTTTATTTCTGTATTATAAAATGTTTGTAAATCTTTCTAATATTAAGCGTCATAAATCTTAAAAGAgtgcttttataaaaatacaaaatgattacggtttataaaatgtaaaggacgcttaaaaatagataaattttattttttaaatggagCAATAGTGGAGATAAGCAAAACAGTATTGCtccatttattgtttatttacacTCAATTTACTATTCATAACACTGTTCATGGACAACTTTTCCCTTCTAGGtctctcaagttttttttttaattaatgtgagtGTCTGGATCAGCTGGCACGCATCTTGACTAATCTTACGgactctaaagttaacgaccatgtaagttttcagtagttatcatattagcaaccacaagaCTCGAATATAAAACCACAGGAGAGCAAGCCCTTTAGTCTCAATCTCTTATCACTAGACTACCTACTAAATGGTTGATCTCTCAAGTTTTTAGTTATCTCCATCAATtgattattaaactttatttttttaatttggtcttaAAAGTTATGTTGGCATGGTTTTCTAATATgagatttatttcaatttgtatGCTTTTGTGTACACTAGCTAAATGATATTTtgacaataaaagaaagataggttttacaaaataaaattttagattattgttaaaaaaaattaaaagaataagaaacgaaattaatatatataaataacatagTATTTGCTTTTTCATTTTCACTATTCAAAAGGAGCAAAAAACTTTGATTTAGTCCCttaagttttagtttttttatatttggtcctttatagatttttatattttgatccttaactttatttttatcacatttCAGACTCTAGATGTTGAGAGAGAAGaaataaagtcataaaaaaaaagcttaccCAACTATattctaataaagaaaaatcaaaattttagtcAATAGATTCATCATAAAAAGAGAAGTTAAATGAAGATGGAGGTGCCCTGTGACCATGTCAGAAAAAGATAGATCAgagcttgtaattttttttatt
The Populus nigra chromosome 3, ddPopNigr1.1, whole genome shotgun sequence genome window above contains:
- the LOC133690378 gene encoding PTI1-like tyrosine-protein kinase At3g15890; translated protein: MNSKAEMEFAVEVEVLGRVRHKNLLGLRGYCAGTDQRLIVYDYMPNLSLLSHLHGHLAGDVQLDWKKRMKIAIGSAEGLLYLHHEVTPHIIHRDIKASNVLLDSDFEPLVADFGFAKLIPEGVSHMTTRVKGTLGYLAPEYAMWGKVSESCDVYSFGILLLEIVTGRKPIEKLPGGVKRTVTEWAEPLITKGRFKDLADPKLRGNFDENQFKQSINVAALCVQSEPENRPTMKVVVSMLKGYDPRGKVMQTRIKSVKYKEELLELDQTSDGENDGGGLEESEYGVFGPMEVQNMQDPYKRHGDGKKIGKNM